The Terriglobia bacterium nucleotide sequence AGCCTCGGCGATCCGCGGGGCCCCGTTCACGTCAACGCGTGCTTCGACGAGCCGCTTCCCGGCGCGCGCGCCGGGGCCGGCCCGCTCCTCGAGGAGCGGCCAAGAGGCCTGCCGCCGTCCCCCGCCGACGCCGCGATCGCGCGCGAGGTCGGCACCTTCCTCAGGAGCCACGATCGTCCTCTCGTCGTCGTGGGGCCGCTCGACGACGAGCGCGACGCGGCGGACGTGCTGGCCTTCTGCCGCTCCCTCGGGGCGCCGGTCATCGTCGAGGCGTCGTCCGGTCTTCGGGAGCGTGTCGGCGCGCTCCGGCTCCGGGGTGGGAACCTGTCCGCCCGACTCGCGCTCGACCGCGGCGAGGTGAACGCGGTCCTTCGCCTCGGCGGCGTGCCGTCGTTTCGCGTCTGGCGCGATCTCGAGGCCGCGATCGCGGCGCCGGTCCTGTCGCTGTCGCGGTGGCGGTGGAGCGGGCTCACGCGTGGGCGCCATCTCGAGGTGCACTCCGGCGGGCCGTTGCCGCTCTCCCGCGTCGAAGCGGCGATCTCGCCGGCCGCCTTCGCGGCGACCTTCGCGCGCGACCGCGCGATCGCGTCGAGGGCGAAGGCGCTCGTCGAGCGGTTCCCCTTCAGCGAGCCCGCGCTCGTGCGGCGTCTGTCGCTCGCGATCCCGCGAGGAGCGCTCGTCTACCTCGGAAACAGCCTCCCGATCCGGGAGTGGAACGAGTACGCGGGGGAGGAGGATCGCGGCTTGAGGGTGCGGGACAGCCGCGGCGCCAACGGCATCGACGGGCAGGTGTCGACGTTCCTCGGCCTCGCCGGGCCCGATCGCGAGAGCTGGGCGATCGTCGGTGACCTGACCGCCCTCTACGATCTCGCGTCGCTCTGGGCCTTGAGGCACCTCGAAGGCCACGTGGTCCGGATCGTCGTCGTGAACAACGGGGGAGGACGGATCTTCGAGCGGATGTTCCCCAATCCCGTCTACCAGAACCGTCACGCCCTTCGCTTCGAGGCGTGGGCGAAGCTGTTCGACGCCGACTACCGCGAGGGAGTCCCCGACGCGCCCCTCGGCCGATTCGCGGTCGTCGAGTGTCGGCCCGACGATGCCGAGACGGCGGCCTTCTGGACCGAGCTGAGGCGCGGGGCGGTCCCGCCATGACGCCTCCCCCGCGGTTCCTGGTGGTGGCGATCCACGGGTTTCTCGGCCGGCCGTCGGACTGGGATCCCGTCGTCCCGCACCTCCCGCGGGCACGCCTCCGTCCCATCGACCTGTGGCCGGTCTTGGACGGCACTCGCGCGGGGTGGGACACCGTCGGCGCGTCCCTCGGGCGCGCCGTCGACGACGTGCTGGCCCGCGACACGCTGCGTCCCGCGATCCTCGCCGCCTACTCGTTCGGTGCGCGACTCGCGCTCGCCGTCCCCGGGCTCGATGCGGGCGAGGGGGCGCTCGCCGCCGCCTGCCTCGTCTCGGCCCACCCGGGTCTTTCCGACGAGAGGTCCCGCCTCGCGCGGAGGGCGGCCGACCGCGAGTGGGCGCGGCGGCTCCTCGAGGATCCGGAAGAGGACGTGCTGCGCGACTGGGACGCGCAGCCGGTGCTGGCACGGAGCGGCGCGCGGGGCGCGGGGCGCCGGTTTCCCGCCTCGCGCGAGACGCTCGCCGCGGCGATGACGGGGCTCTCCCTCGCGGAGCAGCCCGACTTCAGGCCCCGCCTGGCCGCGTGGCGGGCGCCGCTCCTCTGGATCGCCGGGGGGGACGACGCGAAGTTCGCGGGTCTCGCCGGCGAGATCGCGGCGATCGGGCTCGCCGCGGACGTCGAGATCGTCGCGGGGGCCGGCCATCGCGTTCCCTTCGACGCGCCCGCCGCGTTCGCGAGGGCCTTCACGAGCTGGGTCGACAAGCGCGTCCCGCGCCGCGGCGACGCCGACGGGACGAGGAGGACGTGATGGAGGTGGGCCAGACGGCGTGGGAAACGGTCAAGGAGTACGAGGACATCCGGTTCCTCAAGACGGCGGACGGCGTCGCCAAGGTGGTGATCGACCGGCCGGAGCGGCGGAACGCGTTCCGCCCGCGGACGGTGGCCGAGCTGATCGACGCTTTCGAGACGTGTCGCGAGGATCCGTCGATCGGCGTCGTCATCCTGACGGGAGCCGGGGACAAGGCGTTCTGCTCGGGGGGTGACCAGAAGATCCGCGGCGACCAAGGGTACCTGGACGAGCGCGGGGTGCCGCGGCTGAACGTCCTCGACCTGCAGAAGCTGATCCGTTCGCTCCCGAAGCCGGTCATCGCGATGG carries:
- the menD gene encoding 2-succinyl-5-enolpyruvyl-6-hydroxy-3-cyclohexene-1-carboxylic-acid synthase, whose protein sequence is MGDLSAPGVPGAEGGVNEALAIEIVERLWRSGVRTFCVCPGGRNAPIVEVLDALPRDRASVLGFFEERAAAFFALGRARRDRAPVAVVTTSGTAAAELLPAAVEAFYAGVPLVLVTGDRPASYRGTGAPQSIEQADLLGRHVARAIDLDRPGTSWSLGDPRGPVHVNACFDEPLPGARAGAGPLLEERPRGLPPSPADAAIAREVGTFLRSHDRPLVVVGPLDDERDAADVLAFCRSLGAPVIVEASSGLRERVGALRLRGGNLSARLALDRGEVNAVLRLGGVPSFRVWRDLEAAIAAPVLSLSRWRWSGLTRGRHLEVHSGGPLPLSRVEAAISPAAFAATFARDRAIASRAKALVERFPFSEPALVRRLSLAIPRGALVYLGNSLPIREWNEYAGEEDRGLRVRDSRGANGIDGQVSTFLGLAGPDRESWAIVGDLTALYDLASLWALRHLEGHVVRIVVVNNGGGRIFERMFPNPVYQNRHALRFEAWAKLFDADYREGVPDAPLGRFAVVECRPDDAETAAFWTELRRGAVPP
- a CDS encoding alpha/beta fold hydrolase codes for the protein MTPPPRFLVVAIHGFLGRPSDWDPVVPHLPRARLRPIDLWPVLDGTRAGWDTVGASLGRAVDDVLARDTLRPAILAAYSFGARLALAVPGLDAGEGALAAACLVSAHPGLSDERSRLARRAADREWARRLLEDPEEDVLRDWDAQPVLARSGARGAGRRFPASRETLAAAMTGLSLAEQPDFRPRLAAWRAPLLWIAGGDDAKFAGLAGEIAAIGLAADVEIVAGAGHRVPFDAPAAFARAFTSWVDKRVPRRGDADGTRRT